From a region of the Salvelinus namaycush isolate Seneca chromosome 40, SaNama_1.0, whole genome shotgun sequence genome:
- the LOC120033496 gene encoding zinc finger protein 665-like — MAAPTLSASTDFSAGDHVETFPTSRQQQQEDHRAKRSHHCPHCEEIFPILSKLKTHLKIHTGENPYSCTDCGKRFTTSGVLTVHQRVHTGEKPYFCSDCGKSFSKQNNLKYHQRIHTGEKLYSCSDCGASFSRLNTLKTHQLIHTGEKPYSCSDCGKSFSVMGNLKTHERIHTGVKPYSCSDCGKIFSQLGHLKRHEHIHTGVKPYYCSDCGKCFTTSTHLKVHQSTHTEEKPYPCSDCGKSFSQLGHLKRHEHIHTGVKPYSCSDCGKCFTTSTELKVHQRTHTGEKPYSCSDCGKSFSVMGNLKTHERMHTGVKPYSCSDCGKCFTTSTELKVHQRTHTGVKPYSCSDCGKSFSVLGNLKIHEHLHTGVKPYSCSDCGKCFTTSTELNVHQRTHTGVKPYSCSDCGKSFSVLGNLKTHERLHTGEKSYSCSDCGTSFSQMGQLKRHQGKHKGEKPYH; from the exons ATGGCGGCGCCCACTCTGTCTGCGTCAACGGACTTCAGTGCGG gagaccatgttgagacattccCTACATCCAGAcagcaacagcaggaagatcacagagctaagaggtctcaccactgcccacaCTGTGAGGAGATTTTTCCAATTCTTTCAAAGCTAAAAACacacctaaaaatacacacaggagagaatccgtattcctgtactgactgtgggaagagattcacaaCATCAGGGGTTCTGACAGTTCATCAGAGAgtgcacactggagagaagccttacttctgctctgactgtggaaagagtttctctaaACAGAACAACTTAAAATATCACCAgcgaatacatacaggagagaagctttactcctgctctgactgtggggcaaGTTTCTCTCGACTCAataccttaaaaacacaccaacttaTACAtacaggtgagaagccttactcctgttctgactgtgggaagagtttctctgTAATGGgcaacttaaaaacacatgaacgtatacatacaggagtgaagccttactcctgctctgactgtggaaagattTTCTCTCAACTGGGCCACTTAAAAAGACATGAACATATACATACAGGAGTGAAACCTTACTACTGCTCGGattgtggaaaatgcttcacaacatcaactcaTCTTAAAGTTCATCAGAGtacacacacagaagagaagccttacccctgctctgactgtgggaagagtttctctcaactgggccacttaaaaagacatgaacatatacatacaggagtgaagccttactcctgctctgactgcggaaaatgcttcacaacatcaactgagctaaaagttcatcagagaacacacacaggagagaagccttactcctgctctgactgtggaaagagtttctctgtAATGGgcaacttaaaaacacatgaacgtatgcATACAGGtgtgaagccttactcctgctctgactgtggaaaatgcttcacaacatcaacagagctaaaagttcatcagagaacacacacaggagtgaagccttactcctgctctgactgtggaaagagtttctctgtACTGGGCAACTTAAAAATACATGAACATTTACATACAGgagtgaagccttactcctgctctgactgtggaaaatgcttcacaacatcaactgagctaaatgttcaccagagaacacacacaggagtgaagccttactcctgctctgactgtggaaagagtttctctgtACTGGgcaacttaaaaacacatgaacgtttacatacaggagagaagtcttactcctgctctgactgtggaacgaGTTTCTCTCAAATGGGCCAGTTAAAAAGACACCAAGGTAAACataaaggagagaagccttaccactga